In Caldisphaera lagunensis DSM 15908, a single genomic region encodes these proteins:
- a CDS encoding RIO1 family regulatory kinase/ATPase — protein MGLSLKEKYYQMDNNDFKTLFLIEKFMRYYGFVPLEVLENKSNIPSNQIKKSIEKLLDLGLIISEASPFYGYQLTFNGLDILSLRFYFNKKIITDIGDKINSGKESDIYNAKLISEKNAIIKFHKEGRTSFKAIRRKRSFEFKKWNSWIELSKKVSNREFLTLSNLWKKGALVPEPIYVNRHSIIMEKIDGLELYKVKELSEEMVKNILDDVIATLRIAYKEVGIIHGDLSPYNILISNSENPRGYIIDWPQFIDVKNKYAESILRKELEYLASYFYKRFGIEVSVDNLMDSIKGGIDGK, from the coding sequence TTGGGCCTATCGTTAAAGGAAAAATATTATCAAATGGATAACAATGATTTTAAAACATTGTTTCTAATAGAAAAATTCATGCGTTATTATGGATTTGTACCATTAGAAGTTTTAGAAAACAAATCAAATATACCTTCGAATCAAATCAAAAAATCTATTGAAAAACTTCTTGATTTAGGACTCATTATATCAGAAGCTTCGCCTTTTTATGGTTATCAATTGACATTTAATGGCCTAGATATCTTATCTTTAAGATTTTACTTTAATAAGAAGATCATAACTGATATAGGAGATAAAATAAATTCTGGGAAAGAAAGCGATATATATAACGCTAAGTTAATTTCTGAGAAAAATGCTATTATAAAATTTCATAAAGAGGGAAGAACATCATTTAAGGCAATAAGAAGAAAAAGATCGTTTGAATTTAAAAAATGGAATTCATGGATTGAATTATCTAAGAAAGTATCTAATAGAGAATTTTTAACATTAAGTAATCTATGGAAAAAAGGTGCATTAGTTCCAGAACCAATATATGTAAATAGACACTCAATTATAATGGAAAAAATTGATGGATTAGAATTATATAAGGTAAAAGAATTAAGTGAAGAAATGGTAAAAAATATATTAGATGATGTAATAGCTACATTAAGAATTGCATATAAAGAGGTAGGTATCATCCATGGAGATCTTAGCCCTTATAATATTTTAATAAGCAATAGCGAGAATCCAAGAGGATACATAATTGATTGGCCTCAATTTATAGATGTTAAAAATAAATATGCTGAATCGATTTTAAGAAAAGAACTAGAATATTTAGCCTCTTATTTCTATAAAAGATTTGGGATAGAGGTAAGCGTTGATAATCTAATGGATTCCATTAAGGGGGGAATTGATGGAAAATAA
- a CDS encoding ArsR/SmtB family transcription factor: MSENIPTKEGIYERDKVLYVIGPKAIAKVSSALASDTRAKILSILQKGPADLEDLANLVNQSKANVSSQIRRLEEVDIVRSKYSPGQRGIKKIVELMVNKMVMVISPDKMQEAQEKDLI; the protein is encoded by the coding sequence ATGTCAGAAAATATACCTACAAAGGAAGGGATTTATGAAAGAGATAAAGTGTTGTATGTAATTGGTCCAAAAGCCATAGCTAAGGTTTCTTCAGCATTGGCTAGCGATACGAGAGCAAAGATATTGTCAATATTACAAAAAGGTCCTGCAGATTTAGAAGATCTAGCAAATTTGGTAAATCAGAGCAAAGCAAATGTGAGTAGCCAAATAAGGAGACTAGAAGAAGTAGATATTGTTAGATCAAAATATTCTCCAGGGCAAAGAGGTATAAAAAAGATAGTAGAATTAATGGTAAATAAAATGGTTATGGTTATAAGCCCAGATAAAATGCAGGAAGCCCAAGAGAAAGATCTGATTTAA
- a CDS encoding AAA-associated domain-containing protein has translation MDQFPLVYVDQVIGLVKYLNSIGGKVDSSRLDEMLDVDIDLLPHVIKAAEIIGLVKQSNGDLIVTEIGKKIEEAENKDMRIIMKKLIKNAEPFKDIISSAKKNQINIEKLREILEKNGYNNIDEAINVISQWLALIGINVIVE, from the coding sequence ATGGATCAATTCCCCTTAGTTTATGTTGATCAAGTAATTGGGCTAGTAAAGTATTTGAATTCCATTGGTGGAAAAGTAGATTCATCAAGGCTAGATGAAATGCTAGATGTTGATATAGATTTATTACCACATGTAATAAAGGCTGCTGAAATAATTGGATTAGTGAAGCAATCAAATGGAGATTTAATTGTTACAGAAATTGGTAAAAAAATTGAAGAGGCTGAAAATAAAGATATGAGAATTATTATGAAAAAATTGATCAAAAATGCAGAACCATTTAAAGACATAATATCTAGTGCAAAAAAGAATCAAATTAATATAGAAAAATTAAGAGAAATTTTGGAAAAAAATGGCTACAATAATATTGATGAAGCAATAAATGTTATATCCCAATGGCTTGCTCTAATTGGAATTAATGTTATTGTAGAATAA
- a CDS encoding DsrE/DsrF/DrsH-like family protein encodes MSKLSIIVFSGTDDKLIPVGVIAQGAAALGMDVQIFVTGWALTKFIKKPANPVWPKEFESMVPLLMEGMKKNNAPSWADMLKEAKSMGAKVYACSLMASVMGLKREDFNELVDDIVGVATFLQNAEGGQTLFI; translated from the coding sequence ATGTCTAAGCTCTCTATTATTGTATTTTCGGGAACGGATGATAAACTCATACCTGTAGGGGTAATTGCCCAAGGCGCTGCAGCCTTAGGAATGGATGTTCAAATATTTGTTACTGGGTGGGCCTTAACTAAATTTATTAAAAAACCAGCGAACCCTGTATGGCCAAAAGAATTCGAAAGCATGGTTCCATTATTAATGGAAGGCATGAAGAAAAATAATGCTCCTTCATGGGCAGATATGTTAAAAGAAGCGAAATCAATGGGAGCAAAGGTCTATGCATGCAGTTTAATGGCATCTGTAATGGGATTAAAGAGGGAAGATTTTAACGAATTAGTTGATGATATTGTTGGGGTTGCAACATTTTTACAAAATGCTGAAGGAGGTCAAACATTATTTATTTGA
- a CDS encoding sulfurtransferase TusA family protein translates to MSESGKKVVDARGLSCPGPITNLTKVYRNAKNGDVLEIWATDPGFKSDIKAWIERTKNELIELKEDKDKIVAVIKITAKK, encoded by the coding sequence ATGAGTGAAAGCGGAAAAAAAGTAGTTGATGCAAGAGGTTTATCTTGTCCAGGACCTATAACAAATTTAACTAAAGTTTATAGGAATGCAAAAAATGGTGATGTATTAGAAATTTGGGCCACTGATCCAGGATTTAAGAGTGATATTAAAGCCTGGATTGAAAGAACAAAGAATGAGCTTATAGAATTAAAAGAGGATAAGGATAAGATAGTTGCTGTAATTAAGATTACAGCTAAGAAATAA
- a CDS encoding NAD(P)/FAD-dependent oxidoreductase: MAEKKKFLIVGGGSGGAILANSLTKEFDVTVINDTPNHYYWPQLLQIAFRNDYSNLYRPLSSLLLKGVNLIIDKVKKIDLQERTVTLSTNKNLNYDYIAIAPGVTIDHKSIEGNEKLVNQFGDFHSTPENASKVFNVVSNMKKGTFVVSVGDPYHRCPPSPYEGILMADEVFRLRGVRDNINLVLAVPYPRAYPAETFNEVLEPILKERGINVMTFFTADKVDVDNKKITSLEGEELSYDAAIVIPVHKGPKIEIKPEESINQDGFINADKLTNQILKYDDAFAIGDASTSANAKTGVTAHLQAKVVAKRVLGLDAKNTGRTNCPTELGFEKGTFVISDYNHPAAKVPANTINFIMKRLFADAYWDVIRHPEFWDPIFDVYFENTQPEILWKIFK, encoded by the coding sequence ATGGCAGAAAAAAAGAAATTTTTAATAGTAGGTGGGGGTTCTGGAGGAGCGATATTAGCTAATTCCTTGACTAAAGAGTTTGATGTAACTGTAATAAATGATACTCCTAATCATTATTATTGGCCTCAACTTTTGCAAATTGCATTTAGAAATGATTATTCAAATTTATATAGACCATTGAGTTCTCTTTTACTTAAAGGAGTAAATTTGATTATTGATAAGGTTAAAAAAATTGATTTACAAGAAAGAACAGTAACTTTAAGTACTAATAAAAATTTGAACTATGATTATATAGCTATAGCCCCAGGTGTTACAATAGACCATAAATCAATTGAAGGTAATGAAAAGTTAGTTAACCAATTTGGTGATTTTCATTCAACGCCTGAAAACGCATCCAAGGTTTTTAATGTCGTAAGTAATATGAAGAAGGGTACATTTGTTGTCTCAGTAGGTGATCCATATCATAGATGTCCCCCCTCGCCTTACGAGGGTATTTTGATGGCTGATGAAGTTTTTAGGTTAAGGGGGGTTAGGGATAATATTAACTTGGTGTTAGCAGTCCCCTATCCAAGAGCTTATCCTGCTGAAACGTTTAATGAGGTTCTTGAGCCCATATTAAAAGAAAGAGGAATAAACGTGATGACTTTCTTTACGGCCGATAAGGTAGATGTAGATAATAAAAAGATAACATCTCTTGAGGGAGAAGAATTAAGTTATGATGCAGCAATTGTTATACCAGTCCATAAAGGGCCTAAAATAGAAATTAAGCCAGAAGAATCTATTAATCAAGATGGTTTTATAAATGCAGATAAATTAACAAATCAAATATTAAAATATGATGATGCTTTTGCAATAGGGGATGCATCAACATCAGCAAATGCTAAAACTGGTGTAACAGCTCACTTACAAGCTAAGGTAGTCGCTAAAAGAGTTTTAGGCTTGGATGCTAAAAATACTGGTAGAACAAATTGTCCAACAGAATTAGGATTTGAGAAAGGCACATTTGTTATAAGCGATTATAACCACCCTGCAGCAAAAGTACCAGCAAATACCATAAACTTTATTATGAAAAGACTGTTTGCTGATGCATATTGGGATGTAATAAGACATCCAGAATTTTGGGATCCAATATTTGATGTTTATTTTGAAAATACGCAACCGGAGATATTATGGAAGATATTTAAGTAA
- a CDS encoding DUF1641 domain-containing protein: MEEINEAELQTESIERLLHLVELLNNILKDEELLKAISKLLVSEETFLVVDRLPQLIKLIEKLTRQENLEKIESLLGLIESLDKETLNKLGNALSAIKNKEVKPMSLSGLITSLSQPEVSKGLNLMLNLLKALGS, from the coding sequence ATGGAAGAAATAAATGAGGCTGAACTCCAAACTGAAAGCATTGAAAGACTCCTTCATCTTGTTGAGTTATTAAATAACATATTAAAGGATGAGGAGTTGTTAAAGGCAATATCTAAACTTTTAGTAAGTGAAGAAACATTTTTGGTAGTAGATAGACTGCCTCAATTAATTAAATTAATTGAGAAATTAACAAGACAAGAAAATTTAGAAAAAATTGAATCTTTATTAGGTTTAATAGAATCGTTAGATAAAGAAACATTAAATAAACTAGGAAATGCTTTATCTGCTATAAAGAATAAAGAAGTAAAGCCAATGTCTTTGTCTGGATTAATAACTTCACTATCACAACCAGAGGTATCTAAGGGATTAAATTTAATGCTAAATTTGCTAAAAGCCTTAGGATCGTAG
- a CDS encoding NAD(P)/FAD-dependent oxidoreductase, which translates to MTKKIVIAGGGIGGYISAKRLTEQIKKKNIDAEVLVVNKDGFHYMPPLFFDVAFNYGEPEDTRAPIVNMEKYGIKTAIDEIQKIDAANRTVIGTKGKYQYDYLVVSLGTDMGWNAYPGLDKDGVHNFTLEGALEMRKALSQVKDNSNIVLLVPEFPYRCGIYPYEAAPMLSLYIKQRGKKVKVTLLDPIPAPIMPVPNGGLGPEISRFIKETLDEYGVEYVPNAKLREVDVQKKAVVTSAGEFKYDLLVKVPPPRLPKALENSEGFVFKPDPRWSPAMPRTMRHPQYDDVYMAGEHSLPTIGIGLAGVFVESMAITATGNIIADLTGFAPAQPYSPVTCVGYAGEKGWMGTCEVPFDEQKGMYVPKCYFVGKYTVGRLLKQSFYGGWIDSLKF; encoded by the coding sequence TTGACTAAAAAAATAGTTATTGCTGGCGGTGGTATAGGAGGTTATATCTCTGCAAAAAGATTAACAGAACAAATTAAAAAGAAAAATATAGATGCAGAGGTGTTAGTTGTTAATAAAGATGGATTCCATTATATGCCTCCTTTATTTTTTGATGTTGCATTTAATTATGGAGAACCTGAAGATACGAGAGCACCAATAGTTAATATGGAAAAATATGGAATTAAAACAGCAATTGATGAGATTCAGAAAATAGATGCAGCAAATAGGACAGTTATAGGTACAAAGGGCAAATATCAATATGATTATTTAGTTGTATCTTTAGGTACAGATATGGGATGGAATGCTTATCCCGGTTTAGATAAAGATGGTGTTCATAACTTTACATTGGAAGGAGCTTTAGAAATGAGAAAGGCTTTAAGCCAAGTAAAAGATAATTCTAATATAGTATTGTTAGTCCCAGAATTTCCTTATAGATGCGGAATATATCCCTATGAAGCAGCTCCTATGCTTTCCCTATATATAAAACAAAGAGGTAAGAAAGTAAAAGTTACATTATTAGATCCAATACCTGCACCTATAATGCCAGTTCCAAATGGAGGATTAGGTCCTGAAATATCAAGGTTTATAAAAGAAACGTTAGATGAATATGGAGTAGAATATGTACCAAATGCAAAGCTAAGAGAAGTTGATGTACAAAAGAAAGCAGTTGTTACAAGTGCAGGCGAATTTAAATATGATTTATTAGTTAAGGTTCCACCACCAAGACTACCAAAAGCATTAGAAAATAGTGAAGGTTTTGTATTTAAGCCAGATCCTAGATGGTCTCCAGCTATGCCAAGGACCATGAGACATCCACAATATGATGATGTATATATGGCCGGAGAACATAGCTTACCAACAATAGGAATTGGATTAGCTGGAGTATTTGTTGAATCTATGGCTATAACTGCTACCGGAAATATAATAGCTGACTTAACAGGGTTTGCGCCAGCTCAACCCTATAGTCCAGTAACATGTGTTGGTTATGCTGGAGAAAAGGGATGGATGGGTACATGCGAAGTACCATTTGATGAACAAAAAGGTATGTATGTTCCAAAATGTTATTTTGTAGGCAAATACACAGTAGGAAGATTATTAAAACAAAGCTTTTATGGAGGTTGGATTGATTCTTTAAAATTCTGA
- a CDS encoding DUF1641 domain-containing protein, protein MAENNVEEVSPEVQAQTIAQLLNSIAALKKSGLLGLLNYLAEKSDDTFLTVADDPVLMRLAGLLASLGRGIEKVDGTQYAKAKMTMEDLTNCAFNALGNIDVTKERKLGLFGLMRALGDPDVSQGLGILIDLAKGLGACAKSKKSQ, encoded by the coding sequence ATGGCAGAAAATAATGTAGAGGAAGTTTCACCTGAAGTTCAGGCTCAAACTATTGCTCAATTATTAAATTCAATAGCAGCTCTTAAGAAAAGCGGTTTACTTGGTTTGTTGAACTATTTAGCAGAAAAATCTGATGATACATTCTTAACGGTTGCTGATGATCCAGTTTTAATGAGATTAGCAGGCTTACTAGCTTCTCTAGGTAGAGGAATAGAAAAGGTCGATGGGACACAATATGCTAAGGCTAAAATGACAATGGAAGATTTAACAAATTGCGCATTTAATGCCCTAGGAAATATAGATGTGACAAAGGAAAGAAAATTAGGTCTGTTTGGTTTAATGAGAGCTTTAGGAGATCCAGATGTTTCTCAAGGATTAGGAATTCTTATTGATTTAGCTAAAGGATTGGGTGCTTGCGCCAAATCTAAGAAATCTCAATAA
- a CDS encoding DNA-directed RNA polymerase subunit H codes for MPSKLREEDKILGHYLVPKHRILPLEESVEVLKSLGIKPWQLPRISINDPVVKILGGKPGDIIEIERDSPTAGKYKAYRVVVSY; via the coding sequence TTGCCTTCAAAATTAAGAGAAGAAGATAAAATATTAGGGCATTACTTGGTTCCAAAACATAGAATATTACCATTAGAAGAATCTGTAGAAGTTTTGAAGTCATTAGGGATTAAGCCGTGGCAATTGCCGCGTATTAGCATTAATGACCCTGTAGTTAAGATTTTGGGAGGAAAACCTGGAGATATTATTGAAATAGAAAGAGATTCGCCAACGGCAGGTAAATATAAGGCATATAGAGTTGTTGTTTCTTATTAA
- a CDS encoding DNA-directed RNA polymerase subunit B produces MSIDASKLDTDDLWSLFRQYIHENGLSRQHLDSFNSFVKERLQKIIDSYGEIRPAFKQVKKNEISEEGPDIRVVLGRIKILDPQIKEADGNTRLITPAEARIRNLTYSGPLYLEMALIENGNEIEREELKIADFPIMVKSVVDPISKYKEDELINKGEDPYDPGGYFIINGSERVIVAQEDLAVNRIIVGLSTANTAKITHTAKVVSTVLGLRRQVIVDRMNDGTLELSMSRLGYRIPFVVMMKALGLEKDAEIAASVSFDSDIQRELLPSFEKVAFTIKTTEDALEYIGNRLAPGQPREIRIARAEDFIDNQFLPHLGNKPEDRKKKAYFLGEMANRVLQLYLNKRGEDDKDHYSNKRLRLAGDLIAEIFRDAFQQFVNTVSSQLEEYISQRKKLRLRFLVRSDIITERIRAALATGNWTQNRTGVSQALDRTNWISLLSHLRRVISPLSRGQTHFEARDLHGTHWGRLCPFETPEGINCGLVKNLALMTYISVGVDEKEVERILRNQGVILMDEIIKMSSENNDITNLVNNGAKVFLNGSPIGYVENGDELARKLRDMRRKGELSFEVGISLIKEGNTNEVYINTDEGRLLRPLIVVDKGKPRLTKEMVSKVKNGELSFWDLVRMGVIEFIDPDEEENAIVAERIEDINNDTTHLELWVTGIFGVAASTIPFLEHNQSPRNTYQSAMAKQALGLYALNYNLRVDSHGYLLHYPQRPIVQTRHLEEMGYNQRPSGQNFILAFMSFTGYNIEDAIIFNKTSIDMGLGRAHFFRVYASTENDYPGGLSDRITVPSPKLYDHKGDQYYIKLGPDGIVEPEAEVVGGDVLVGRESPPRFIGEERVIGPGVLSKRDTSVQLRYGESGVVDTVFITQTSERNKLVKVKVRDLRIPELGDKFASRHGQKGVVGMLFPRYDMPYTEDGITPDIIVNPHGIPSRMTVGQLLELVTAKAGALLGKYIDGTPFYKEDINNLQLVLVKKGFDPNGKEVMYDGRTGRLIENTITIGIAFYQRLYHMVSDKMHARATGKVQLLTRQPTEGKARQGGLRFGEMERDCLVGYGATMMLRDRMLENSDLYVMHVCNLCGHIAWYNSKRGIYECPIHGDSGDIRPIKVPYAFKLFLQEIISMGVKPEIKVSDKIRVMKKLTGEASIGGNNSSNDDSNNKLKENFENGGA; encoded by the coding sequence TTGTCTATTGATGCATCTAAGTTAGATACGGATGATTTATGGTCTTTATTCAGGCAATATATTCACGAAAATGGTTTATCTAGGCAACATTTAGATTCATTTAATTCGTTTGTTAAAGAAAGATTACAAAAAATTATAGATTCATATGGTGAAATAAGGCCTGCTTTTAAACAGGTTAAGAAAAATGAAATAAGTGAAGAGGGACCTGATATAAGGGTTGTATTGGGTAGAATAAAGATTTTAGATCCTCAAATAAAGGAAGCTGACGGAAACACACGTTTAATAACTCCAGCAGAAGCAAGGATAAGAAACTTAACGTATTCTGGGCCATTATATTTAGAAATGGCCCTTATTGAAAATGGAAATGAAATAGAAAGAGAAGAATTAAAGATTGCTGATTTCCCAATTATGGTAAAGTCTGTGGTAGATCCAATATCTAAATATAAGGAAGATGAACTTATTAATAAAGGAGAAGATCCTTATGATCCTGGAGGATATTTTATTATAAATGGCAGTGAAAGAGTTATTGTTGCACAAGAAGATCTTGCAGTTAATAGAATTATTGTTGGTCTTTCTACTGCAAATACAGCAAAGATAACACACACAGCAAAGGTTGTTTCTACTGTATTAGGTTTAAGAAGGCAAGTTATAGTTGATAGAATGAATGATGGAACACTTGAATTAAGCATGAGCAGGCTAGGCTATAGAATACCATTTGTTGTAATGATGAAGGCCTTAGGTTTAGAAAAAGATGCAGAAATTGCTGCATCTGTCTCCTTTGATTCAGATATACAAAGGGAGCTTTTACCAAGCTTTGAAAAAGTTGCTTTTACAATAAAGACAACAGAAGATGCATTGGAATATATAGGAAATAGATTAGCTCCTGGACAGCCTAGGGAAATAAGAATAGCAAGGGCTGAAGATTTTATAGATAATCAATTCCTCCCACATTTGGGAAATAAGCCGGAGGATAGGAAGAAGAAGGCATATTTCTTAGGAGAGATGGCCAATAGGGTTTTACAACTATATTTAAATAAGAGAGGAGAAGATGATAAAGATCATTATTCAAATAAAAGGTTAAGGCTTGCAGGAGATTTAATAGCAGAAATATTTAGAGATGCATTTCAACAATTTGTTAACACAGTATCAAGCCAATTAGAGGAATATATAAGTCAACGTAAGAAACTAAGATTAAGATTTTTGGTAAGATCCGATATTATAACTGAAAGGATAAGAGCAGCCTTAGCAACAGGTAATTGGACCCAAAATAGGACAGGAGTAAGCCAGGCTTTAGATAGGACTAATTGGATCAGTTTATTAAGCCATCTAAGAAGGGTTATATCGCCATTAAGTAGAGGCCAAACTCATTTTGAGGCGAGAGATTTACACGGTACTCATTGGGGAAGATTATGCCCATTTGAAACGCCTGAAGGTATAAACTGTGGTTTGGTAAAGAATCTAGCCTTAATGACATACATATCTGTGGGAGTCGATGAAAAAGAAGTAGAAAGGATATTAAGAAATCAAGGAGTTATTTTGATGGATGAAATAATAAAGATGTCATCGGAAAACAATGATATAACAAATTTGGTAAACAATGGGGCAAAGGTATTTCTAAACGGTAGCCCAATAGGTTATGTTGAAAATGGTGATGAATTAGCAAGAAAGCTAAGAGATATGAGAAGGAAGGGAGAGTTAAGTTTTGAGGTAGGTATTTCATTAATAAAAGAAGGTAATACTAATGAAGTTTATATAAATACTGATGAAGGCAGGTTATTGAGGCCATTAATAGTAGTTGACAAAGGAAAGCCAAGGCTCACAAAAGAAATGGTTTCTAAGGTAAAAAATGGGGAATTGAGCTTTTGGGATTTGGTTAGGATGGGAGTAATTGAATTTATAGATCCTGATGAAGAAGAAAATGCTATTGTTGCTGAGCGTATTGAAGATATAAATAATGATACAACGCATTTAGAATTGTGGGTAACAGGTATATTTGGAGTTGCAGCCTCTACGATACCATTCTTAGAACATAACCAGAGCCCGAGAAATACGTATCAATCTGCAATGGCAAAGCAAGCATTGGGATTATATGCTTTAAACTATAATTTAAGAGTGGATAGCCACGGTTATTTATTGCATTACCCGCAAAGACCAATAGTACAAACAAGGCATTTAGAGGAGATGGGTTATAATCAAAGACCTTCGGGACAAAACTTTATATTGGCATTTATGTCATTTACTGGATATAATATAGAAGACGCTATAATATTTAATAAGACAAGTATAGATATGGGTTTAGGTAGAGCTCATTTCTTCAGAGTTTATGCCTCAACGGAGAACGACTATCCAGGAGGTTTAAGTGATAGGATAACAGTTCCATCGCCTAAATTATATGATCATAAAGGAGATCAATATTACATAAAACTTGGGCCTGATGGAATTGTAGAACCAGAAGCTGAAGTTGTTGGAGGAGATGTTTTAGTTGGAAGGGAAAGCCCGCCAAGATTCATTGGAGAAGAAAGAGTTATTGGTCCAGGTGTTTTATCTAAGAGAGATACAAGTGTACAGTTAAGATATGGAGAGAGCGGTGTTGTTGATACAGTTTTCATAACTCAAACATCTGAAAGAAATAAATTGGTTAAAGTTAAGGTAAGAGACTTAAGGATACCTGAACTTGGAGACAAGTTTGCAAGCAGGCATGGGCAAAAAGGAGTTGTTGGGATGCTATTCCCAAGATATGATATGCCTTATACAGAAGACGGTATAACTCCTGATATTATAGTGAATCCACATGGTATTCCATCAAGAATGACTGTTGGACAATTATTAGAGCTGGTTACAGCAAAGGCAGGGGCTTTATTGGGTAAGTATATTGATGGTACACCATTTTATAAGGAAGATATTAACAACTTGCAGTTGGTATTGGTTAAGAAAGGATTTGATCCCAATGGAAAAGAAGTTATGTATGATGGAAGAACAGGCAGACTTATTGAGAATACTATAACAATTGGTATTGCATTTTATCAAAGATTATACCATATGGTTTCGGATAAGATGCATGCAAGGGCAACTGGTAAAGTCCAATTATTAACAAGACAACCAACTGAAGGTAAGGCAAGACAAGGAGGATTAAGATTTGGAGAAATGGAAAGAGACTGCTTAGTAGGTTATGGAGCAACAATGATGCTAAGAGATAGGATGCTTGAGAATAGCGATTTATATGTTATGCATGTTTGTAATTTATGTGGTCATATTGCATGGTATAACAGTAAGAGAGGTATTTACGAATGTCCAATCCATGGGGATTCTGGTGATATAAGGCCTATAAAGGTTCCATATGCATTTAAACTATTTTTGCAGGAAATAATTAGTATGGGAGTAAAACCTGAAATAAAGGTTTCTGATAAAATAAGAGTTATGAAGAAATTAACTGGTGAAGCTAGTATAGGTGGTAATAATTCATCTAATGATGATTCTAATAATAAATTAAAGGAAAATTTTGAGAATGGAGGTGCTTAA